The segment CGTACGCAAAGATGTCAGACTTGTCAGTGATGACTCCGCCCCCATCCAGAGCCTCCTTGGGTTTCCATGGCTCCGTGCCGATGTACACGGCCTTTGGGTTTGACACTGAGGGCAGAAAGAAGAACGAATGGGAGTTACGAGGAAAcactccgtgtgtgtgttcttcctcGCTCATGTTACATCCTTTCCACTGAGTTTCATGAACATTGGACCAGTAGTAATTATgtaattattttctttaaacaaGAACTCATGTTCTTCAGCGTTTCCTTAAGAAATGCAACAATAAACCAAAGAGTATTATcctaaataaatcaatttaattcaatttctGGAtaacccaatttcacaaatcaaACATTTGCCTCACAGGGTTTTACAACATGCACGAAATATTGCAGAATCAGTTGCTGTAAACAATTTGTtatgccccacacacacacatttgtatgaGGATGAAGTTATTGTAgaatacatcaaattaaagattttaaatacataagtacattAACTTAAGTACTAGCACATCAAAATTGTATGCaagtatttccatttttaagATACTTTACACTTCGACTTTTTAACCCACCTCGATATAGTATATGTGGAGGTGGAGCGCTAGGCTCCGCCTCTGGACAGTTTGATTTACAACCAGTACCTCTCATGTTCTCGTTCAGCTGCAGAGAAACGCCGATGTCGCAGATCTTGACGGTGTGGAAGTCGCCCATGATGACCACGTTGCAGGACTTCATGTCGCCGTGCAGCAGCTTCTTCTCGTTGTGCAGATACTGCGGAGGGAAACGCGTGGCTGCGTTCAATTAGCCGCTCGCCTCCGATCACAATGAGCCACTGATGCGGGGATCGTGTTCGTCATGGACATTGTTTTCAAATCGGATTATTCTTCTCGGATCGTGAATCAAGAAATGAACAACAATACATCTATTGAGGACGAATAATAAAACACGTTTGCTTTTTCCCttggttgtgtgtgcgtgtaactCGGTCGGAGCTGAAGCCCGTTCTGTAATTAGATCCATACTCTTCAGGAAAACTCAGACTGAACACAAATAAACATCGACACACGAGCTGAGCCGCGACCGGGAGGCAGCGGGCCGGGAACTACCGGGAAGTCCATGTACTGAAGTACGGTACTCGAGGACAATTTGAGGTACTTTAACTGGACTCAAGTATTATGTTTCTGCTGCGTTATACGTGTTCTCTGAATTCAGTTACTTTACAGATTctgattaatataaaatataatcagCCAATACATGACGATGCACTATCCTTGGTTACGGTGAGACTGCATTGGTCCCAACCGGCAGAACGCGAGCCTGAGGAATCCATTAAAGCATCAGTCATTATTTAACCTTCCTCTTGTATTAGGGACCGacccgttttaggttttaaatgcataaaagaaccacatcaatatgtttatttgcatcaaggctttttgactttgtcaggaacctctatttcaactaaataaaacaaaaacattttgtttcactaaattataaaacgctctggttgaaattatgagtttatgacctttgtgttgttagggTCGGTTTCGAGTTtgtaacacatgtacacaatgtTTGAGTGTCAGAATACTATTTGTACCAAGCCCTGCTAACACCGTTGACCCATGTGACCTGATGTAGGGTTCTGCGTGAcgacgctacacacacacacagtgtataaACATCCTTATAACAGTATATAAGATTTCGGTCAGCATGCTGAAGCAGACAGGAGAACGGCATAGAAATTAAGCAACAGACTGCTGGCGACGACGCGTTAGTTCGGATCCGAGTGTCACACAATAACACAGACAAGCTAACCGACCCATGCGGCACGAGACCAGAAACTTCCGTGATCTGCGAGGTCGAAGGAGCGGCCGCGCCTCTGAAGAGAGCCGAGAGAACGGCTTCAGTTCCCCGTTGGAAGGGCGGCGTGGCGGCAAAGTGAAGTGGGGAAATACACTTTCTGCTCTTTCCTTGCGTCAAAGAAACCGGGGAAGGATTCTATGAGGAACGTTAACAAGCAGGCGGAGGAATCAGCTCCTCACAGAGCAGCTGATGTGTGCGGTAATATAATGAATCGTCAAGTACACAGGGAAACGGGTGTGAAATGAATCCAGGGCGGATGCAAGTTAAGTGACGCCAGGTCGGAGGAGATGTGCGATTTACCTGCAGGCCGCGAGCAACATGCAGCGCCACTTTCTCTATGTTGGCAGCAGGGAACGCCTTCAGGCCGTCCTCCTTCCGCTTCTCGACCAGGTGGTTGAGGGACTGCTCCCCCCCGTACTCCATCGCCAGACACTTTGATCCGTCTTTGGCGGTGGCGAAGGCCCGGAACCCTTTGGTGTGGCAACGAGGAAACAAAATGAACAACCCTGAAACGAACACGATGTcgcagaacaaaataaaaaaggaaaccgAGCTATTCATCACGTACTTACACCAGTCAATTAcgtgacatcacatgtcatttagcagacgcttttatccaaagcgacttacaatcagtgcatcaacctagagtacaaactaagaacaacaagaatacaggaagtaacatttcctcagcatagtcaaactacaaaagtaccacaataagagccatttaagagccactgaagtgctaatctgtgttttaatccagatgtagtcggaaaagatgtgtttttagtttccgggggaagctgtagagacttcctgctgtcctgatgtcagtggggagctcgttccaccaatcaggagccaggacagcaaacagtctggatgtagagtgatgagctcgaggtgcaggagtcacaagtcggttggctgttgccgagcggagcgaacgtgccggggtgtacggtgtgaccttctccaggatgtagacggggcccgatccgctcagagcacggtacgccagaaccgaTGTTTTGACGCGATGCGGGCGGCCACCGGTAACCAGCGCTGGTGTTCTTGGTGGGGAACAGGCACGTGTCCAACTGGAACGGTGCTGTGCGGCTCATGTCTTACCCACGATGTTTGGATGGTTGATTCCCTTCAGGACCTTCGCCTCCTTGTTCAGGCGCTTCTGGTAAACCGCCATCTGGCTGGAGGCACACTTGGTGTTGATCTTCTTGATGGCCCAGGGAGACGCATTCAGCTTCCCCATTCTAGGATTCATTTGATCAACAGTACAAACCGATTATTTCCATACAGACGTGACAATGAGCCAATGCAGTGTTAATGTTATCCTCAATTAATACTGAAGATGCATTTGCACATGGATTATTTTTCTGTTAATGCACAAAACTCCATGAGACATATTTGGCCTTGCAATTTAAAAGCATAAACATCAATTCAAtaacaaactttaaaaaatgattgGGGTCGCATGTCACCcggcatacatacataaatacactactccccccccccccctccaaataAAATGTACGTTTCAGAATCTTTAAATTAACAACACAAACCATTttctatcattattatttttttatgtgaatTATTAATACGTTAAAACTGCAACAGACTGTTTTAGATATCTAAAGCTTTGATTTATAAATAATAGGATCCAGGCGgttggaggagaaagaggaacaaTAATATGGCAGGTGAAcaacaatgtatttattattaccttcgcattgaaaaggttatgttttgatcaccgtgtatttatctatttatttgtatgcgtgttccttgcataacaaaaaaagttttaaaccgaatcgcatgaaatttggtgggatgattggttattatccggggaccatttgattagattttgggatcaatcgggtcaaaggtcaagaaaaggtcaacatcttctttttaccagagcacagtcaattgttatccaattggcatgcaactaatgccaacatgttcataattcaatgcccaatcttgtgatatgcgaaggtatgcgctctaccgagtgcccattctagttgttgtaTGTAATCAGAGAAAAACTCCCACCTGTCCATGAGGTAAACATTGACTCCAGTTCCACAGCCCAACTTCTTCATGAACGGTGAGGCCGGGATGATGATCGGGCTCCCCACGCTGCTCTTAAAGCTCTTCACTCGGGTGCTTTTAGGGGTCTTGAACGCGTCCTCGTCCATGGATGCGGCATGAGAGGCCATTCTGTCCAAGAAGACAAATGACGTCATTAGTTATCATGGGAACACGCATAGTGGGATACAGCCAGCGACCCAGATACACGGGGTCATTTAACTACAACAACCAACACCGTCGACTAAAGTCAATCGGATTAGTTAGCAGACTTACTATGAAGTAAATATGTTATAGAAGTCAACCTAACTGAATTAACATCGGACATGTCTCATGTTCCAGGTGCATGAAGGTCGTTGTGAAATAACCAAAATGCCTCTAACAGCTTAACGTTTGAGCCTAACGCTACGATTAAAAAGAGAAATCGCATCGGTATTTGATAGCTGTAAAATAATTAGcaactaaaaaaaaatccaatattGACTGTTCGATAACGTGTTTGTCAACAACACCGTATTTAGTGAACGGTTAACGGCCACCAGCTGCTCATTTACGAAGACCGCAAAGTTATCATTGCCAGTAACTATTTGTGACACGTTACACTTCATTTACGTTGTTTTGAGTCCGTGAACTGAACTCAATAGTTTAACTAGTCAACAAATCAAACGTTACCTGCGTTTTCTTCCCGTGTCGCTACGAAAATGCTGTTTCTGAGAAAACCGCGCGCCgaacttttaaaatgttacttCCGTGTCGCCGCCTGGAAAGAACGGAGGCCGCAGAGGAACAAACTGAACGAATGGCGTTTGCGACTGGAAACGTTAAATAGCAGAGTTGAGCTAAACTGCTTGTCTGTTGTAttgatgtttgtatgtttgaaaGACTATCCGTATTATACGTGTTGTACTGTGATTACATTCAGGGAAcagtgtttaatatatttaaacatcatTTAAATACAGTTGTAATTCAGCTTTTCAGCAGCTGAGGTCAGTGAAGTTTATCTAATATGCCAAGCTGGTTTGCAAgtaagatagatggatagatgttaTGGACTTTATATtcgtttttatttataaaattaaaaacatattttacactatatatatataaagatatccacaatttaaaataatgaGCATTGTTCCCTGAGTAGATGTTGTTTCCTCGTTTCTTGCTTTTATTTATGAAAATTAAGTGTGCCAGGTACACATTTTGGAATTCAGCATTTAGGGATGTAGGGCTTATCTCGTTCTCGAGAACTGTATGACAGTGCTTTATTTGTTTGATCTTCACAGCATGTGTCTGTTCGCTCTTTAATGCAGGGGACTTGTCTGAAAGACTTTCACTCACAATCACACAAGGAAATTGACCCTGACCTTGACTCTCATGATCCCGTTATTGTTTCATCTCCTTCACATATACGTCAGATGTTCCCAGCTCGGTCCTCTCATTGTATGGAGGGATAACCGTTTCattatgaggaagaggagcaggaatgTGGTCCAAACAACTGGATGTGTATGTGAACTCTGGCACGACTACTTTGTATCTCTCTTTCGCCCCATCTCTTGTTCTCCAGATGGGAAATGAGCTCATGTTCACAGGCCCATACTGCGGCGTGCTGTGGTGCATTTGATAGAACAAGGATGGGTTAATGTCTGCTTAATGTCATGATACAATGAAGAACAATTACATGCTCTAATGTCATGATTCAAACACAAAATTGGAGGATTGTGTTAACTTTTCTCATTTACACGGATCATTCATACAACGAGAAGAGGTTTTTTCAGAATGTTTTACTTACTTTGGAAAAAGACTGTATGTTTGCAAATTGTTAAATACATTGTAAGAATACGTCTTCCTCTCTGCACTCAATGACTCATGTGCTTTCTCAGGATCACTGTTTAAAGAAAGCAAAAAGAGGGGAGAACAATCTTTACATAAGGTTGAAAATCCCAAGATCAGCAAAATGACCTTCTGGTTTTTGATCCCCAGTTCATACATCATTTGTGTGTAGAAAGGTTTTTAATGAATGCAccatttaataaaaagaaaaagagaatcaTCCAATCTGACTTATCAGAGGAAAGCTATGGAACGTCACTTGTacagtaaaagaaaagaaaatacatagTGAAAATACTAGTTTAGCAATATGAAGTCCAGGGATCCTTAATTTAGatgtaaacatgtttttgttaAATTAATGCGACCTCTTGTCTACATTTCATGCCGACACAACCAGATGTTTTGCTCTCATATGGGACAGAACATGTCTTTAAAATGGCCATAAAAACCAAAAATGCACATAAAAATGaattttttaaatcacatttgtatttagAACACAAAACTCATGGATATCAGGACTTTCAGGTTGTTGATACAGCAGCTTCTTCTGGGATGACATCATTTAACTGAATGAAATTCAGAAAAATAGACAAAAGATAGAACACAAAGACTTAAAGTACGGGACCACCCGGGATTCATGCGTCAagactttctttctctccccggGTGAGTTATTTACTGGTGAGAATAAAACTTCATTTTACATCTGTCCTGACACTCAACaacatatttattgatttgacCGCGAAAGCAAAAGAGCCAACAAAGTCTCACCAGCTGCACTAAATGCCACGcttggatgaagaggagggagggatggcaGGAGGACTCATAGGGAGCTGATGCTGAGGAGGAAtctgttgttttctctcctctttcattGCAGCGTTCATTGTAGAAATTGTAACAGTGGTTTGGTGAATGTCATGCCTCTGATCTCAGGATGTGGTTCTCCGTGGCCTGGAGAAAACTTTTACTTTCCGAAACAAGAAATAATGTGTCACACAACACATCCTCACATGAGCAGATACAGATGCTACGATTATGTATTTCAACAGTGGTTGTCGATCCGGGGTTGTGAAACAGGAAGGGTCCCGGAGGGCGTCCCAGGTCAAGTGGGCCCCTGCTACACTAGTTActacaaaacaaatacacaatagTGACACCATAGTCAGTATTACATTGTACTCTCACACTGTGCATTCTAGTATCTTTAGCTGAAAGTAGTGTGATAAATGTTACACTCAAATGAACAGAAAAAGGTTAAAAAGCGCACTAgggaggaaataaagaagtttgGACACACCCAAAGAGTGGATCACAATTTCATGTTTATTTTGATAGCGGGCTTCATGTGAAAGGGGTCGCTCATAGCAACGCATGCACAGATAATCATGACCTTGAAGGACGGAATTAGTTAGTTTCATGGTTCacatcctgtctctctctctctatccgtcCATCCATTTAAACTAACCACATTTATGTAACTCAGCCTATCCCCGCtacatacacgaccgttcaaaagtttggggtcatccagacaatttcgtgtcttccatgaaaactcacttttatttttcaaatgaattgaaaattgaaaagaaaatatagtcaagacattgacaaggttagaaataatgattaatatttgaagtattaattttgttcttcaaacttcaagctcaaaggaaggccagttgtatagcttatatcaccagcataactgttttcagctgtgctaacataattgcacaagggttttctaatcagacattagtcttctaaggcgattagcaaacacaatgtaccattagaacactggagtgatagttgatggaaatgggcctctatacacctatggagatatttcattagaaaccagacgtttccacctagaatagtcatttaccacattaacaatgtatcgtgtgtatttctgattaatgttatctttattgaaaaaacagtgattttctttgaaaaataaagacatttctaagtgaccccaaacatatgaacggtagtgtatgtgtacaATTGGTTCCACTTGCCAACctacagtatatattttatgaatataAAGTTGAATACCTTCCTGGAGAATAAGTGAAACCATGTTGACCCGAGTCAAACCGGCCTCAGTCTTTTGTGCTTCGACTGtgggccatgtgtgtgtgtgtgtgtgtgtgtgtgtgctggacaTCATGTGATTTGTCATCCAATCATTTCTTCATCCGCTTCACATGTGgaaacatttatattattattcagaGCTGTCAATCAAGGCCCCAAAAAACAGTGTCCACACCCACGTGCGCCAGCCCTTGGGATCATGTGTGTTCTTAAACACACAAAGTGGCGTATTCAGATTATTTACTGAAGTAAGATATACTAATACCTCATTGTGAAAATATTGCATTACAAGTagaagtcctgcattcaaactttattttaaaaactgtaTTTACTCCCTTTGAGATGTAGTGGAGTAGAAATATCAAGTGGCATGATGTGGAGACAGCCAAGTAAAGTACAAGTGCgtaaacatttgtatttaaagtAGGCCATAGTAGTAAATAGTTACATTCTaccactgctcacacacacatctgagtcATCTCCACCTGTGGACTTCTAGAAAGTGCCTGTTTCCAACTCCCGTCTCTTAATGATGTCAGGAACAACAAAGTTCACCTGTTTAAACACATCTACATTTTATTACTTCAGCAGTGCATTTACAACATGTTAGTGGTACAAATcaaccaaacacacagtaaAAAGTGGATATTCTTAAGTAAACCTATCAGCACGTTGTCAGGTATCTTTGTGACATAATCACGTTTGATTTAggcatttatttgtgtgtgtatgtcgttAACCCCGTAGCCCTTTTATGTGCTATGACCAGCACAATGTCATTAAAAACAGAACGATGCGCACGCACATGTGGTGAGAGCCATTATGCCAGAGTAAAGCATTTAAGGTCTAAACACGAGACATTTCAGTGGTTAAGTGCACTTTGGAATGTGTCCTCACGTCCAGAGGGCACGGCATTAAGCTGCTttgaattaataaaacaaagtaTTCTGGATATCTGACCCCGCGATGCCAAACCATTGATCTGAGATCAGCAGGGCCTCAAACCAATCAGGAAATCACATCACAACAACTGCATCCTGTTGATATCCGATAGGCTGCAGCTTTGGACCACCGGTCCGACCACATTTAGCTGTGAGAAGACGGGTAACTGGAAGAGACACCGTTGCAGATTCTTTCTGGTTTGAATTGTGCCCAGATGGTTTTGATTGGTGATTGGCCTGCATCAGTTTCACATGTTGAAATCTTCACAATCCATAATTACCAGCAAATAGTTAGTTTGATGAGATTTATTCCCTCCTTCCGTATTTTAATCTAAAAACTGGACAAAGCGACtgtgtttttactttaaaaaaaaaagaagtataacCCTTTGTACACTTCATCCTATACATGAACATTCCCTGCATATGAAATGCAGCATTTACTGTACCTCCCTCCAAAAGTAGCAATGTTACACAAAGAAGTGTCAGATATTTGGATGAGGAGATCAACCACGACTTTTCTCGTAAACATTACACAATATCTTTCTCTTTTAACGGCCTTCACTTGTTCCACTTTGCACCTTAAGTAAAAAGGAAATGGCAAAACAGATGATAGTTCATGCTTCCATGAAAACATTTCACTGTTCAACATTGCTGCGCAGCAGAAGCCCGCTGTATCAAGACTGTGGAAAATAAAACATACTCAAACCTGCGTAGATAAACTATTTTCAATCAatgatattattttacaaataagCCAATGAATGAAAATATAGTGAAGGAGCTCAGAGTGTTAAGGCAGTCTGGGAAATGGGAAAAGATGAGAGAAGACTCAGGAGACGGATGTGCTACAGAAACTCAAAAGGGAATTGTGGACTTTAAAAGTTGATTGGAGAACTCACTCGTGTGTGAAACCGGTGAAGAAAGCTGGGATCACTTTGAACATCTGCATTACCACAAACCTTTCTTTAGAGAAAGCAGGAAGATAGTTGGttatctttttcattttaatttgctCTGAATGACACCAACAGTGCAGGATGTTCaagcaaaaacacaaaacttTCTCTGGCTTGTTTTTGCtacttttctctttgttttggcattttaaattgaatatctgaatataattgaatatTTATAGCTCAACTGGCTGATAATTATTTTTTCTCCTCCCTCACATGGACACAAACTGTTAAAAGAATGTCATGCGGGTTGAATAAGTTTCATAACAATATAGTGGGCCAGACAACCTTTGACAATTTCACGTCAAAAATATAGGGGCAGAGGGAATTCAACAGTTTGCCAAATTTGAAGGCACACTAAAAAAACGTTTCACCTCTTTAAGTATAAAACATGAGTCGGTAAAGAGAAAGGTTTCAGGACACTTGGGAGGTCACGGACTTTCTGGATTGAAGAGCAGGCGTAAAGATCAAACCCCTCTGAGAGAGACACGACATCGGAAGAAAAAGCATATCTGGCATGGatggtttggtgtgtgtgtgttcatacatGTATTAACCCTGatggtttggtgtgtgtgtgtacatagatGTATTAACCCTGatggtttggtgtgtgtgtgtacatagatGTATTAACCCTGatggtttggtgtgtgtgtatacatagaTGCATTAATGTTGAAACAACCTTTGGCAATAAGCATGGACACACAGGCATGCATCATATGTATACACCCACTGTGTGCAGGCCTGGCGTTCAAAAGTCCATCTTTATCGACGCATCTGCTCTCTATTCTTCATATTCACTTCATTGTTGACTGCAGTGACCATTAACCTTTTCAAAAATCTTTGTATAGATGTAAAAATTGAGTTTTGCAAGAATTGATTATTGTACCTGACATATATTATCTTGTTGGAGTGACAgcaaatacaggactgtctcagaaaattagaatattgtgataaagttctttattttctgtaatgcaatttaaaaaaacaaaaatgtcatgcattctggattcattacaaatcaactgaaatattgcaagccttttattcttttaatattgctgattatggcttacagcttaagaaaactctaaaatcctatctcataaaattttaagatttcctcagaccaagtaaaaaaaaagatttataacagctgagtgtttgtcaaggctcaggaaacccttgcaggtgtttcgagttaattagacaattcaagtgatttgtttaataccctactagtatactttttcatgatattctaatatttagagataggatatttgagttttcttaagctgtaaaccataatcagcaataaatcagaataaaaggcttgcaatatttcagttgatttgtaatgaatccagaatgcatgacatttttgtttttttaattgcattacagaaaataaagaacttcatcacaatattctaattttctgagacagtcctgtatatgccaATCTACACATCCAGTCCAATATTCACTGTTTCTATGTTTGTTTTCATACGTCTCCTCTCGATGTTAAATGTTCCACTGAACTCCCCAGCGTGTTGCTCGCCGTGTGCGCCGGTCCTTTGCTGCTCTGCAGGAAA is part of the Pseudoliparis swirei isolate HS2019 ecotype Mariana Trench chromosome 12, NWPU_hadal_v1, whole genome shotgun sequence genome and harbors:
- the pbk gene encoding lymphokine-activated killer T-cell-originated protein kinase homolog; the protein is MASHAASMDEDAFKTPKSTRVKSFKSSVGSPIIIPASPFMKKLGCGTGVNVYLMDRMGKLNASPWAIKKINTKCASSQMAVYQKRLNKEAKVLKGINHPNIVGFRAFATAKDGSKCLAMEYGGEQSLNHLVEKRKEDGLKAFPAANIEKVALHVARGLQYLHNEKKLLHGDMKSCNVVIMGDFHTVKICDIGVSLQLNENMRVSNPKAVYIGTEPWKPKEALDGGGVITDKSDIFAYGLTLWEMMTLAMPHLEMADDDEDEEDSMEESFDEDAYYKRLGTRPALDSEALGSSYRRIVELFYLCTNEDPKIRPSAAQIVEALESNAPQENTPSEVIVID